Proteins from a single region of Bacteroidota bacterium:
- a CDS encoding carbohydrate-binding family 9-like protein — protein sequence MKQILLFFLATILFACNEKEQNPIPISIDFSSDIVKQESYIVTKNQLIISIDGVADEASWQAAKFTNNFIDIEGIKKPQFNTKAKMLWDENYFYVYAEMEESHIWADITQRDAIIYLNNDFEIFICPSMATSLYSEIEINALGTVWDLLLNKPYRSGGNAIFYWNLNNLKSAVKIYGSLNDPSDTDSLWAIEMAIPMKSLIELKIQKAKFPSEGEQWQVNFSRVDWQHDIIDGIYRRKTENGKILKEQNWVWSNQKVINMHEPEKWGHIQFTNETTVENLKFIEDKHRNLKQLAYALFRQTQFASLQKLLQNEVGHTQNINAKYSENDSILATFYKTNFGFEYKIQIPETSQYLLINEAGVLKVIKNE from the coding sequence ATGAAACAGATACTTCTATTTTTCTTAGCAACTATATTGTTTGCATGCAATGAAAAAGAACAAAACCCAATTCCAATATCTATCGACTTTAGCTCAGATATCGTAAAACAAGAAAGCTATATTGTTACAAAAAATCAGCTAATAATAAGCATTGATGGAGTGGCTGACGAAGCAAGCTGGCAAGCAGCAAAGTTCACCAACAATTTTATAGATATTGAAGGAATTAAAAAACCGCAGTTCAATACAAAAGCAAAAATGCTATGGGACGAAAACTATTTTTATGTTTATGCTGAAATGGAAGAGTCTCATATTTGGGCAGATATTACACAACGCGATGCAATAATTTACCTAAACAATGATTTTGAAATATTCATTTGCCCATCGATGGCCACAAGCCTTTACAGCGAAATTGAAATCAACGCTCTGGGAACAGTTTGGGATTTATTGTTAAACAAACCATATCGCTCGGGCGGAAATGCAATTTTCTATTGGAATCTAAACAATCTAAAATCGGCAGTTAAAATTTATGGTTCATTAAATGACCCGAGCGATACCGACTCGCTTTGGGCAATTGAAATGGCTATACCTATGAAATCCCTTATTGAATTAAAAATACAAAAAGCTAAGTTCCCGAGTGAAGGCGAGCAGTGGCAGGTCAATTTTTCTAGAGTCGATTGGCAGCACGACATTATTGACGGAATTTATCGGCGAAAAACAGAAAATGGAAAAATCCTAAAGGAGCAAAACTGGGTATGGAGCAATCAAAAAGTGATAAATATGCACGAGCCGGAAAAGTGGGGACATATTCAATTTACAAACGAAACAACAGTTGAAAACCTCAAGTTTATTGAAGACAAACACCGGAACTTAAAACAACTTGCTTACGCTTTGTTTCGGCAAACACAATTTGCTTCATTGCAAAAACTTTTGCAGAACGAAGTCGGTCATACTCAAAACATTAATGCAAAATACTCTGAAAATGATTCAATCCTTGCAACATTCTATAAAACAAATTTTGGGTTTGAGTATAAAATACAAATTCCTGAAACAAGCCAATATCTTTTAATAAATGAAGCAGGAGTTTTGAAAGTAATTAAAAATGAATAA
- a CDS encoding glycyl radical protein translates to MNKRINRLRKLSYEAEPSISIERALHQTDFYEKNYGKHSIPVLRALSFYDHCQKKTLYMGGGELIVGERGPFPKAVPTFPELTCHSVEDLYILNNRKQQKYSINQSAIDKYEKEVIPYWQGRTQRERIFEHVPQEWKRAYEAGLFTEFMEQRAPGHTALDGKIYKKGMNDFKKEIRSHINSLDYLNDPEATNKAEQLKAMDIACDAVILFAQRHSALAEKKSQTETNPNRKKELIKIAEVCRRVPANAARNFWEAVQMYWFVHLGTITELNGWDAMNPGHFDQHLTPFFEKEIAEGTLSRQNAKELICCLWIKVNNQPAPPKVGITAKESGTYNDFTNINLGGLKPDGSNAVSELSYIMLEATEELHLLQPGTSVHISTKTPNKFLHSAIKVIRKGYGYPSIFNTDTYIMEMLSMGKTLLDAREGGCSGCIEVGAFGKEAFLLTGYLNVPKILEITLNNGTDPLTGKFVTLETGNPNSFKTYHDLYNAFIKQLNFVIDQKIRVSNYIDKMFAKYAPAPFLSVVIDDCISKGKDYYNEGPRYNTNYIQCTGLGTITDSLSAIKKHVFEDNTFTMNQILSALAKNFESEEILRQRIINKTPFFGNDNNFADEIAVNLYNDLLKAIDGKPNVKGGKYHLNMLSTTCHIYFGKVLGATPNGRLAGKPISDGTSPSQGCDKFGPTAVIRSLSKLDQTRSGGTLLNLRFLPQLLKNDEDIEKLGKLIRAYFSLGGHHIQFNVVDTATLQKAQKLPDEYKDLLVRMAGYSDYFNDMNKDLQKEVISRTENQSF, encoded by the coding sequence ATGAACAAAAGAATAAACCGTTTAAGAAAACTTAGCTACGAAGCTGAACCAAGCATTTCCATTGAGCGTGCTTTGCATCAAACAGATTTTTATGAAAAAAATTACGGAAAACACTCAATTCCTGTTTTGCGGGCTTTAAGTTTTTACGACCACTGCCAGAAAAAAACCTTATACATGGGTGGCGGCGAATTGATTGTAGGCGAACGAGGACCATTTCCAAAAGCAGTTCCAACTTTTCCGGAACTTACTTGTCATAGTGTAGAAGACCTATATATTTTGAATAATCGGAAACAACAAAAATATTCGATAAATCAAAGCGCTATCGACAAATACGAAAAAGAGGTAATTCCATACTGGCAAGGAAGAACACAACGAGAGCGAATTTTCGAACATGTTCCACAAGAATGGAAACGAGCTTACGAAGCCGGGCTGTTCACCGAATTTATGGAACAGCGGGCACCCGGACATACTGCCTTAGATGGCAAAATCTACAAAAAAGGCATGAACGATTTCAAAAAAGAAATTCGGTCTCATATAAATTCTTTAGACTATTTGAACGATCCCGAGGCTACAAATAAAGCCGAACAACTGAAAGCTATGGACATAGCTTGCGATGCTGTCATTCTCTTTGCTCAACGACATTCAGCTTTAGCTGAAAAAAAATCCCAAACCGAAACTAATCCAAATCGAAAAAAAGAACTAATAAAAATTGCTGAAGTTTGTCGAAGGGTACCGGCAAATGCAGCTCGCAATTTTTGGGAAGCAGTGCAAATGTACTGGTTTGTTCATCTCGGAACCATTACCGAACTAAACGGCTGGGATGCAATGAACCCAGGACATTTCGACCAACATTTAACTCCTTTTTTCGAAAAAGAAATTGCCGAAGGAACACTGAGCCGCCAAAATGCAAAAGAACTAATTTGCTGCCTCTGGATAAAAGTAAACAACCAACCTGCACCTCCAAAAGTTGGAATCACTGCAAAAGAAAGCGGAACCTACAACGATTTCACAAATATAAATCTTGGAGGACTGAAGCCTGACGGTTCCAATGCTGTAAGCGAACTTTCCTACATTATGCTCGAAGCCACCGAGGAATTGCATTTGCTACAACCAGGCACATCGGTTCATATCAGTACAAAAACACCCAATAAATTCTTACATTCTGCCATCAAAGTAATTCGAAAAGGCTATGGCTACCCTTCGATTTTCAACACCGACACCTACATCATGGAAATGTTAAGTATGGGCAAAACTTTATTAGATGCTCGCGAAGGCGGATGTAGCGGCTGCATTGAAGTTGGTGCTTTCGGCAAAGAAGCATTTCTACTGACAGGATACCTGAATGTTCCTAAAATTTTGGAGATTACGCTAAACAATGGCACAGACCCACTTACCGGAAAATTTGTTACCTTAGAAACCGGAAATCCAAATTCATTCAAAACATATCATGATTTATACAATGCTTTTATTAAACAACTGAATTTCGTCATTGATCAGAAAATCAGGGTGAGCAATTATATAGACAAAATGTTTGCAAAATACGCTCCTGCACCTTTCCTTTCAGTTGTTATAGACGATTGCATTTCTAAAGGAAAAGATTATTACAATGAAGGGCCACGTTATAACACAAACTACATTCAATGTACTGGGCTGGGAACAATCACCGATAGTTTGTCAGCTATAAAAAAACATGTATTCGAAGATAATACTTTCACTATGAACCAGATTTTATCAGCTTTAGCTAAAAACTTTGAGTCTGAAGAAATTTTGCGTCAAAGGATTATCAATAAAACCCCGTTTTTTGGAAACGACAATAATTTTGCTGACGAAATAGCCGTGAATTTATATAACGATTTGCTCAAGGCTATAGATGGAAAACCAAACGTGAAGGGCGGAAAATACCATTTGAATATGTTATCTACTACTTGCCATATCTATTTTGGAAAAGTTTTAGGAGCTACACCAAATGGCCGCCTTGCCGGAAAACCAATTTCCGATGGAACATCACCCTCGCAAGGCTGCGATAAGTTTGGGCCGACTGCTGTTATCCGCTCACTAAGCAAATTAGACCAAACTCGCTCGGGCGGAACGCTGCTAAACTTGCGTTTTCTTCCTCAACTTCTTAAAAATGATGAGGATATTGAAAAACTTGGAAAACTTATCAGAGCATATTTTTCACTTGGTGGGCATCACATCCAATTCAATGTTGTGGACACTGCAACATTGCAAAAAGCACAAAAATTGCCAGACGAATATAAAGATTTGTTGGTTAGAATGGCAGGCTATAGCGACTATTTCAACGATATGAACAAAGACCTGCAAAAAGAAGTGATTTCCCGCACCGAAAACCAATCGTTTTAG
- a CDS encoding nuclear transport factor 2 family protein: MKKTLQLFLLALVFLCSCDQETQKSSIEKWKQEIRDTEQKFAEMVKENGIREAFLTFAAEDAVLMRNNSVVVGKNAITEFYDSQKSIDGTLSWTPDFVDVAASGDLAYTYGKYTFSYLDENHSEIKSTGIFHTVWKRQADGNWRFVWD; encoded by the coding sequence ATGAAAAAAACACTCCAATTATTTCTGTTAGCTTTGGTATTTTTATGTTCTTGTGATCAGGAAACCCAAAAATCATCAATTGAAAAATGGAAGCAGGAAATTCGCGATACAGAACAAAAATTTGCTGAAATGGTTAAAGAAAATGGAATTCGCGAAGCATTTTTAACATTTGCAGCCGAAGATGCTGTGCTTATGCGAAACAATTCGGTGGTAGTTGGCAAAAATGCAATTACAGAATTTTACGACTCTCAAAAATCGATAGATGGAACTTTGAGCTGGACACCAGATTTTGTAGATGTAGCTGCATCAGGCGATTTGGCTTACACCTACGGGAAATATACTTTTTCATATTTAGATGAAAACCATTCCGAAATTAAAAGTACCGGAATTTTTCATACTGTCTGGAAAAGGCAAGCTGATGGAAACTGGCGTTTTGTTTGGGATTAG
- a CDS encoding chorismate synthase: protein MNTFGKIFKLTVFGESHGVSVGVIIDGCPAGIAISESDFLVDLARRKTGTKGTSSRSESDYPKLLSGVHNGFSTGSPISILFENLNAKPEDYENLKNTPRPGHADFVAQKKFRNFNDHRGGGHFSGRITLGMVAAGVIAKKIIQPISIVAKIEEICGKTDFNLAINEAIKAKDSIGGIISCTAKNMKIGLGEPFFYSLESYISHLIFSIPGVKAIEFGAGFAAAKMKGSECNDNIIDIFGKTETNNSGGINGGIANGNDLFFKLAVKPTSSIALSQKTMNFKTKELTNLHIKGRHDACMAMRMPPIVEAATAIALADLMFQNQNRK from the coding sequence ATGAACACTTTTGGAAAAATATTTAAATTAACAGTTTTTGGTGAGTCTCACGGAGTTTCAGTCGGTGTAATTATTGATGGCTGTCCTGCTGGAATTGCAATTTCAGAGAGTGATTTTCTAGTCGATCTTGCTCGTCGCAAAACCGGGACTAAAGGCACAAGCTCTCGCTCCGAAAGCGATTACCCAAAACTATTAAGCGGAGTGCACAATGGATTTTCAACAGGCTCCCCAATATCTATTTTATTCGAAAATTTGAATGCAAAACCTGAAGATTATGAAAATCTAAAAAATACACCACGCCCTGGCCATGCCGATTTTGTAGCTCAAAAAAAATTTAGAAATTTCAACGACCATAGAGGCGGAGGGCATTTTTCCGGCAGAATTACTTTGGGTATGGTGGCAGCCGGCGTAATCGCAAAAAAAATTATTCAACCAATTTCAATTGTAGCCAAAATTGAGGAAATCTGTGGTAAAACAGACTTCAATCTGGCAATAAATGAAGCAATTAAGGCAAAAGATTCTATTGGTGGAATTATTTCCTGTACTGCAAAAAATATGAAAATCGGACTTGGTGAACCATTTTTCTATTCGCTCGAATCATACATTAGCCATCTGATTTTTTCTATTCCCGGAGTGAAAGCTATTGAATTTGGTGCCGGTTTCGCTGCTGCAAAAATGAAAGGAAGCGAATGCAACGACAATATTATTGATATTTTCGGAAAAACCGAAACAAACAATTCCGGCGGGATAAATGGCGGTATAGCAAACGGCAACGATTTGTTTTTCAAACTTGCAGTAAAACCCACTTCGAGTATTGCTTTAAGCCAAAAAACCATGAACTTTAAAACTAAAGAACTCACCAATCTGCATATTAAGGGTCGCCATGATGCATGCATGGCTATGCGTATGCCTCCAATTGTTGAAGCCGCCACTGCAATTGCTTTGGCAGATTTGATGTTTCAAAATCAAAACAGGAAGTAG
- a CDS encoding glycyl-radical enzyme activating protein, whose amino-acid sequence MQQSLIFDIKKYAINDGPGIRLTVFFKGCPLSCIWCHNPEGKSKIKQKSYKQNKCIACCECLKVCEQNALFVKSNVVFTNFDTCTICENCIKTCPTNAMEIIGKAMSVANIMKIIKKENWLFDQSEGGVSFSGGEPLMHPQILIPLLNECGKEKIHRCVDTSGFAPTDLLLEVAQKTELFMFDLKMMDSEKHKKYTGVSNEIITYNLKKLAETGAKINIRIPLIKNVNDDDENIIESAKFIASLTGEKKLVHLLPYHNLVESKYEKLNQNNSFIKFSEPEPDRLKQIVEIYTANSIETKIYG is encoded by the coding sequence ATGCAACAAAGCCTTATTTTCGATATAAAAAAATATGCCATTAACGATGGACCGGGAATACGACTTACAGTTTTCTTCAAGGGTTGTCCTTTGTCGTGCATCTGGTGTCATAATCCTGAAGGAAAATCAAAAATTAAACAAAAATCATACAAACAAAATAAATGTATTGCATGTTGCGAATGCTTAAAAGTTTGTGAGCAAAATGCACTTTTCGTGAAATCTAATGTAGTTTTCACAAACTTTGATACCTGCACGATTTGCGAAAACTGCATAAAAACCTGCCCCACAAATGCTATGGAAATCATAGGAAAAGCCATGTCAGTTGCCAATATTATGAAAATCATAAAAAAGGAAAATTGGCTGTTCGACCAATCTGAGGGTGGAGTAAGTTTTTCGGGAGGCGAACCATTAATGCACCCACAAATTCTTATCCCTTTATTGAATGAATGCGGAAAAGAAAAAATTCATCGTTGCGTTGATACATCTGGATTTGCTCCTACCGATTTGCTTTTAGAAGTAGCACAAAAGACAGAACTTTTTATGTTCGACTTAAAAATGATGGATTCTGAAAAACATAAAAAATATACAGGCGTATCAAATGAAATAATTACTTATAACCTCAAAAAACTTGCTGAAACCGGTGCTAAAATCAACATCAGAATTCCATTAATTAAAAATGTGAACGATGATGATGAAAATATTATAGAATCAGCAAAATTTATAGCCTCGCTTACTGGTGAAAAAAAATTAGTGCATCTCCTCCCTTATCACAATTTGGTTGAAAGCAAATATGAAAAATTAAATCAGAATAACAGTTTTATTAAATTTTCGGAACCCGAGCCAGATAGATTAAAACAAATTGTTGAAATTTATACAGCCAATAGTATTGAAACAAAAATTTATGGATAG
- the aroA gene encoding 3-phosphoshikimate 1-carboxyvinyltransferase gives MKKKIIPSKINGTITAPASKSHLIRAITAAILANGKSIIKNPTFCHDTVSALNIAKNLGAKITKKKNEIFIEGNFHPKKNTIDAGESGLCLRMFSAIAALCETQICITGKGSLMSRPVFEIEKTLAQFGAECRTKNGYLPVFVKGRLNGGTAKLDGSQSSQFLTGLLFALPLLKSNSELIVENLKSKPYIDLTISVLNDFGIKITHNNYKLFKIRGNQLYHPKEFNVEGDWSGAAFLIVAGALGGNLQIENLNINSKQADIKILEAVKMAGAKIITNRNNIEVKKDKLNAFEMDASDCPDLFPPLVALAANCSGTTILHGADRLIHKESNRAASLKNEFEKLGIKISTDGNIMKIEGGEIIGGKTFSHNDHRIAMALAVAAIRTKAELEINDCSCVSKSYPAFFENFQSIGGNIIQTY, from the coding sequence ATGAAGAAAAAAATTATACCATCGAAAATAAACGGAACAATAACAGCACCCGCATCAAAAAGCCATTTGATACGGGCAATTACCGCTGCAATTTTAGCAAATGGAAAATCTATTATCAAAAACCCAACTTTTTGCCACGATACAGTTTCTGCCTTAAATATTGCAAAAAATCTTGGAGCGAAAATCACCAAGAAGAAAAATGAGATTTTCATCGAAGGAAATTTTCATCCTAAAAAAAACACTATAGATGCCGGCGAGTCAGGTTTGTGTTTAAGAATGTTTTCAGCTATAGCTGCACTTTGCGAAACACAAATTTGCATAACCGGAAAAGGTTCTTTAATGTCTCGTCCTGTTTTCGAAATTGAAAAAACGCTCGCACAATTTGGTGCAGAATGTCGCACAAAAAATGGCTATCTTCCTGTATTTGTTAAAGGTCGGCTAAACGGTGGAACTGCAAAACTAGACGGTTCGCAAAGTTCACAATTTCTCACCGGCTTGTTGTTTGCTTTGCCTTTGCTGAAAAGTAATTCGGAACTTATAGTTGAGAATCTTAAGAGCAAGCCGTACATTGATTTAACAATCAGCGTTTTAAACGATTTTGGAATTAAAATCACACACAACAATTACAAATTATTCAAAATTAGAGGAAATCAGTTATATCATCCGAAAGAATTTAATGTTGAAGGGGATTGGAGTGGTGCAGCATTTCTGATTGTGGCTGGTGCTTTGGGCGGAAATTTGCAAATCGAAAATCTAAATATAAACTCAAAACAAGCAGACATAAAAATATTGGAAGCAGTGAAAATGGCAGGTGCTAAAATCATAACCAATCGCAACAACATAGAAGTAAAAAAAGACAAATTAAATGCTTTTGAAATGGATGCCAGCGATTGCCCCGATTTATTTCCTCCCCTCGTGGCTTTGGCTGCAAATTGCTCGGGAACAACTATTTTGCATGGTGCTGACAGACTTATTCATAAAGAAAGCAACCGAGCAGCAAGCCTTAAAAATGAATTTGAAAAATTAGGTATCAAAATTTCAACTGATGGCAATATCATGAAAATTGAAGGTGGTGAAATCATTGGAGGAAAAACATTTTCGCACAACGACCATCGAATTGCCATGGCACTTGCAGTAGCTGCAATAAGAACCAAAGCTGAACTTGAAATTAATGATTGTTCATGCGTCTCAAAATCTTATCCAGCTTTTTTTGAAAATTTTCAATCAATAGGTGGAAATATAATTCAGACTTATTAA
- a CDS encoding restriction endonuclease has translation MSEKKRPIFLRFLNPIINVLNELGGSGNSSEVTDLVVERMNIPESELEEKLQSGATRVRNQIAWARIYLVKSGLLDDSSKRGIWSLTTKGAETKLSFEDSLKLFKEVQSKFIQKGKKTKKETKVQVDDIEEQVINVEGLSDDLLTILQNLSPKGFERICQRLLRESGFKKVVVTGKSGDGGIDGEGILEINPLMSFKVLFQAKRYQGTVGSSTIRDFRGAMQGRADKGIIITTGRFTQDAKKEAIRDGAPPVELVDGEILVELFEKNELGLKPKIVYDIDKEFFIDFMK, from the coding sequence ATGAGCGAAAAAAAAAGACCAATATTTCTTCGATTTTTAAACCCTATTATCAATGTTCTTAATGAACTTGGAGGTTCGGGGAATTCAAGTGAGGTAACAGATTTGGTGGTTGAGAGAATGAATATTCCCGAATCAGAATTGGAAGAAAAATTACAAAGTGGGGCTACAAGAGTTCGAAATCAAATTGCCTGGGCAAGAATATATTTAGTTAAGTCAGGACTTTTAGATGATTCTTCGAAAAGAGGAATTTGGAGTTTAACAACTAAGGGTGCAGAAACTAAATTGTCTTTTGAAGACTCATTAAAACTCTTTAAAGAAGTTCAATCGAAATTTATTCAAAAGGGTAAGAAAACAAAAAAAGAAACAAAAGTACAGGTTGATGATATTGAAGAACAAGTAATAAATGTTGAAGGATTATCAGATGACTTGTTGACGATTTTGCAAAATCTATCTCCAAAAGGATTTGAAAGAATTTGCCAAAGACTATTAAGAGAGTCTGGTTTTAAAAAAGTTGTGGTTACCGGGAAATCTGGAGATGGCGGAATAGATGGTGAAGGTATTTTAGAAATAAATCCATTAATGAGTTTTAAGGTACTATTTCAAGCAAAAAGATATCAAGGAACAGTTGGATCTTCAACAATTAGAGATTTTAGAGGAGCTATGCAAGGTCGTGCAGACAAAGGAATTATAATTACAACAGGGCGATTTACGCAGGATGCAAAAAAGGAAGCAATTAGAGATGGAGCTCCACCTGTTGAATTAGTTGACGGTGAAATACTAGTCGAATTATTTGAAAAAAATGAATTAGGCCTTAAACCAAAAATTGTTTATGACATTGATAAAGAGTTTTTTATAGATTTTATGAAGTAA
- a CDS encoding type I 3-dehydroquinate dehydratase, whose protein sequence is MLCVTIAERNFESCLSVIKNDKLYEIRLDKIILSNEEIEKLFKLPVMTIATCKTGGFFSNEECLNRLKIAIGTGAKYVDVEYESSENYRLELIELAKKNNCSIIISYHNFQQTPSTSELNEIATNCFKLGADIVKISTMINSNADNAKILSLYERTEKIISFGMGDKGKITRIIAPLLGAEFTYAAVSSSKTIAPGQLGKEEMLAVLNTLNDVC, encoded by the coding sequence ATGTTGTGTGTAACCATAGCTGAAAGGAATTTTGAATCCTGTTTATCAGTCATAAAAAACGATAAGCTTTACGAGATAAGATTAGATAAAATTATCCTCAGCAACGAAGAAATCGAAAAATTATTCAAACTACCGGTAATGACCATTGCAACTTGCAAAACCGGAGGATTTTTTAGCAATGAAGAATGTCTGAACCGACTAAAAATTGCAATCGGAACCGGTGCCAAATATGTCGATGTCGAATATGAATCATCGGAAAATTACAGATTGGAATTAATAGAATTAGCTAAAAAAAATAATTGCTCAATCATAATTTCTTATCATAATTTTCAGCAAACTCCTTCAACTTCAGAACTAAACGAAATTGCCACAAATTGTTTCAAGCTCGGAGCAGATATTGTAAAAATCTCGACAATGATAAATTCGAATGCCGACAATGCAAAAATCCTTTCTCTTTACGAACGTACAGAAAAAATAATAAGTTTTGGTATGGGCGATAAAGGAAAAATTACAAGAATTATAGCTCCATTACTCGGAGCGGAATTTACTTATGCAGCCGTCTCTTCTTCAAAAACAATTGCCCCCGGCCAATTAGGAAAAGAGGAAATGCTTGCGGTTTTGAATACTTTAAATGACGTTTGTTAA
- a CDS encoding mucoidy inhibitor MuiA family protein — protein sequence MRNLFFILLSLIAGSVFGTSVDTIEVKSKISDVTVFFNGAQISRQIDLKTAKGKHLIIVDKLPQEINPQSIQVEGIENCKILSVKHQADYHNVSKKSNEEKLIEEKIESQEQKIKSIKNTINVFDLEERLLLTNSVFKNKEGGSSIGEIKEAADFYRFKLNEIRQEKMKLFTKLDNVNDSIQDLYAELNKLSAKNRKNYSKILIILDCQKPIFEKMKINYYIASAGWKPLYDLRVDDISKPLKIVYNAKVYQSSGEDWKNVNLKLSTNNPSLSGEKPELLSWYLGRKSPYKKETLEKGPGALKGRVFDAETREGIPFANVSVKKGNEIISGGITDFDGQYSIKPIIPGYHEIEVSYFGYTTTKITNVSISDDRITYQDIYLSQNTILNEEVQVIAYEKPIEVMEIACMPGRSVAAVVPSSSFNTFDFNKGNIRGARSEENATFVDGVRFFDDVNQNREINTNIYISNTYKTNIANLEYEIEIPYTIPSDGEDYNIKIKDVSLPVDYIYYAIPKLDPDAFITAEITDWTQLNLLSGKTSIYYDGTFTGESFIDVEQIGDTLNISLGRDKNIIVERIGNKEMFDKRIIGSNIRETLGYDIKVRNNKQTKIKIVVEDQIPLTQRKSVDVELLESSGAKLNDKTGKLSWELEIEPNEKETFSYKYYIRYPKYLNITIED from the coding sequence ATGAGAAATTTATTTTTTATCCTTCTTTCGCTAATAGCAGGAAGTGTTTTTGGAACTTCGGTTGATACAATTGAAGTGAAATCGAAAATTTCCGATGTTACCGTATTCTTCAATGGTGCCCAAATTAGCAGGCAAATTGATTTGAAAACTGCAAAAGGCAAACATCTCATTATTGTGGATAAATTACCTCAGGAAATAAATCCTCAGAGCATACAAGTTGAAGGTATCGAAAATTGCAAAATCCTTTCGGTGAAACATCAGGCAGACTATCATAATGTCAGCAAAAAAAGCAATGAGGAAAAACTTATTGAAGAAAAAATTGAAAGTCAGGAACAAAAAATCAAAAGCATCAAAAACACGATAAATGTTTTCGACCTTGAAGAAAGATTGCTGCTTACCAATTCTGTTTTTAAAAACAAAGAAGGTGGTTCGTCTATAGGTGAAATAAAAGAAGCTGCTGATTTCTACAGATTTAAACTGAATGAAATTCGTCAGGAAAAAATGAAGCTATTTACAAAACTTGACAATGTCAACGACTCAATTCAGGATTTGTATGCCGAGCTAAACAAACTAAGTGCAAAAAACAGAAAAAACTATAGCAAGATTTTGATAATTCTCGACTGCCAAAAACCGATTTTTGAAAAAATGAAAATCAACTACTATATTGCATCTGCCGGCTGGAAACCATTATACGATTTGCGAGTTGATGATATTTCAAAGCCGCTAAAAATTGTTTATAATGCAAAAGTTTATCAATCGTCGGGCGAAGACTGGAAGAATGTGAATCTAAAACTTTCGACAAACAATCCTTCGCTGAGTGGCGAAAAACCCGAATTACTTTCATGGTATTTAGGCAGAAAAAGTCCTTATAAAAAAGAAACTTTGGAAAAAGGACCAGGAGCACTTAAAGGTAGAGTATTCGATGCAGAAACTAGGGAAGGAATTCCTTTTGCAAATGTGTCAGTTAAAAAAGGAAATGAAATTATTAGCGGAGGAATTACTGACTTTGACGGACAATATTCTATTAAACCAATTATACCAGGCTATCATGAAATTGAAGTATCATATTTTGGATACACAACTACCAAAATTACAAATGTATCAATCTCCGATGACCGTATTACTTATCAGGATATTTACTTAAGTCAAAATACCATATTAAATGAAGAAGTTCAAGTTATAGCTTACGAAAAGCCAATAGAAGTTATGGAAATTGCATGTATGCCAGGGCGTAGTGTTGCCGCAGTAGTACCAAGTAGTAGCTTTAATACTTTTGATTTTAATAAAGGAAATATTCGCGGTGCTCGAAGCGAAGAAAATGCAACTTTTGTGGATGGTGTAAGATTTTTTGATGATGTAAACCAAAATAGAGAAATTAATACAAACATCTATATTTCAAATACCTATAAAACTAATATTGCCAACTTGGAATATGAAATTGAAATTCCATACACCATCCCATCCGATGGCGAAGATTATAACATAAAAATTAAGGATGTAAGTTTGCCGGTCGATTATATCTATTATGCAATTCCAAAACTCGACCCAGATGCATTTATCACCGCCGAAATTACAGATTGGACGCAACTAAATCTCTTATCGGGCAAAACAAGCATTTATTATGATGGCACATTCACCGGCGAATCTTTCATAGATGTTGAGCAAATTGGCGATACGCTAAATATTTCGCTCGGAAGAGACAAAAACATAATTGTTGAACGAATTGGAAACAAAGAAATGTTCGATAAAAGAATTATAGGCAGTAATATTCGTGAAACTCTCGGCTACGACATAAAAGTAAGAAACAATAAACAAACTAAAATTAAAATTGTTGTAGAAGACCAGATTCCTTTGACACAAAGAAAATCGGTTGATGTAGAACTTCTGGAATCGTCTGGTGCAAAGCTAAATGACAAAACCGGAAAACTCAGCTGGGAACTTGAAATTGAACCAAACGAAAAAGAAACTTTTAGTTATAAATATTACATTAGGTATCCTAAGTATTTGAATATTACAATTGAAGATTGA